A single window of Prionailurus viverrinus isolate Anna chromosome F1, UM_Priviv_1.0, whole genome shotgun sequence DNA harbors:
- the LOC125155621 gene encoding 60S ribosomal protein L36a-like: MVNVPKTCRTFRKKCGKHQPHKVTQYKKDKDSLYAQGKRCYDRKQSGYGGQTKPISQKKAKTTKKIVLRLECVEPNYRSKRMLAIKRCKHFELGGDKKRKGQVIQF; this comes from the coding sequence ATGGTGAACGTTCCTAAAACCTGTCGGACTTTCCGCAAGAAGTGTGGCAAGCACCAACCCCACAAAGTGACACAGTACAAGAAAGACAAAGATTCTCTTTATGCCCAGGGAAAGCGGTGTTATGACAGGAAGCAGAGTGGCTATGGTGGGCAAACTAAGCCAATTTCCCAGAAAAAGGCTAAAACCACAAAGAAGATTGTTCTGAGGCTTGAATGTGTTGAGCCCAACTACAGATCTAAGAGAATGCTGGCCATTAAGAGATGCAAGCATTTTGAACTGGgaggagataagaagagaaagggcCAAGTAATCCAGTTCTAA